From Paraflavitalea devenefica, the proteins below share one genomic window:
- a CDS encoding DinB family protein: protein MAVKEFIDLPVTDLNKLLRELDLTARGLLETVAAFSQGQFNKIPFAGSWTAGQVSEHLLKSIAGIPELMLGNTRTTTERKGDEKVQAIESIFLDYDIKMKSPDFTLPSGGPHDRNELLNGLRTALDALAEKARTTDLTATCTDFPFPRIGELTRWEWICFAICHSKRHTLQLKNIYRPISPAVSFNGE, encoded by the coding sequence ATGGCTGTAAAAGAATTTATTGACCTGCCGGTCACCGACCTGAATAAGTTATTGCGTGAGCTGGACCTAACAGCACGCGGGCTGCTGGAAACCGTGGCGGCTTTCAGCCAGGGGCAATTCAATAAAATACCTTTTGCCGGAAGCTGGACGGCCGGGCAGGTTTCCGAGCATTTGCTGAAATCAATAGCAGGCATACCCGAACTGATGTTGGGGAATACCAGGACCACCACAGAAAGAAAGGGAGATGAAAAAGTGCAGGCCATTGAATCCATCTTTCTTGACTATGACATCAAAATGAAATCGCCCGATTTCACCCTGCCATCCGGAGGTCCGCACGACAGGAATGAACTCCTGAATGGTCTCAGGACCGCACTCGATGCACTGGCAGAAAAGGCGCGTACCACCGACCTTACGGCTACCTGTACCGATTTCCCGTTTCCCCGGATAGGGGAGCTTACGCGCTGGGAATGGATCTGTTTTGCTATCTGCCATTCCAAGCGGCATACGCTCCAGTTGAAAAACATTTACCGGCCTATTTCCCCGGCGGTTTCTTTTAACGGGGAATGA